The DNA window TGTTCAGCGTTCCGAGCGCATGGTGGTGGTCGTTCTTCCCCGGTCTGTTCCTCGCCGTGACGGTGCTGGGATTCAACTTGCTCGGTGACGGGATGCGCGACGCGCTCGACCCGCGGATGCGCGAAGCCGTGGACTGATGGATTTCGTCGGGTATCTCCGTCCCCGCGTTCGTCTCGTCTCCCGGTTCGGCGGTGTCGGACTCGCGCTGGGCGGCGCGGGCGTTTTGCTCGTCGTCGCCGCGGGCGAGACGGTTTCGTTCGCCAGTCGGAAGGTTTTCGCCGTCGCGGCGCTCGCGTTCGGCTTCGCCATCCTCGGCTGGTCGGGGTCGGTGTTCGCGGGGAGCGCGGTCGAAAACGCACAGAAGTACCTCGATTCGAACACGGGGTGGACCGAGGCGGACTCTCGAAAAGCGATGACGGTCATCGGCAGTCTCGGCGCTGGCGGCATGGTCGGCGTGACCGTTATGACGCTCGTCTTACGTGCGGCATACTGAGCCGTAAATGTTATGCCGACCTATCACTCTTATGGCTCATATGGTGGTTTTCGAATCGTTACTTGTGGGCATCATCTTCGCCGGTATCGGTGTTCTCGTGACGGCGAAACCGCGAGAAATATTTCTTATCAGACAATCGGTCGCCGTCGCATCGACCGGAGAACTCGGCGAGCTCGGCGTCGCTCGGTATCAAACCTACGGGTTGCTTTGCGTCCTGCTCGGGCTATTGCTCGTCCTCATTCCATTCTTCCTTCTCTGACACGACGCCGTTTCACCGGGGTCGGTTCGGCCCGTCACAGGTGCGAGGAGAACCATTCGCCCGCGAGCGTCGCAACCGATTCCAACGTCCCCGGTTCTTCGAACAGGTGACCCGCTCCCTCGACGACTTCGAGTTCTTTCTCACAGCGTAATCGGTCGTACGCCTCGCGGTTCAGTTCGAGCACTTGCGTGTCCCGGCCGCCGACGATGAACAACGTCGGTGCCGTCACGTCCGCGAGCACCTCCGTCGCGAGGTCAACCCGGCCGCCGCGTGAAACGGTCGCACCTACCTCTGGACGACGCGCCGCCCCACGAAGCGCGGCGGCGGCACCGGTACTCGACCCGAAGTAGCCGACGTCGCGTTCTTCCGTCTCCGGTCGCTGTTCCACCCACTCCGTCACCGCGACGAGGCGGTCGGTCAACAGTTCGATGTCGAAGCGGTTCGCGTACGTCTCGTCCTCCGCTTCCGTGAGCAGGTCGAACAGGAGCGTCCCGAGACCGAACTCGTGGAGCCGCTCCGCGACGAAGTTGTTTCGCGGACTCTTCCGACTGCTCCCGCTTCCGTGTGCGAACAGCACGATTCCGTCCGCGTCGCTCGGGACGTGGAGATTCCCCTCCAGTCGAACCGAATCGACCGGAATCTCGACCGTATCTTCTCCCGTCATATCGTATCCTCTATCGACGCGTCGGTGCCTAATCGTGACGGCCCGTCCCACTCCACTCCACTCCACTCCACTCCACTCCACTCCACCCTTCGACTTTCCACCGAGTTCCCACTCACTCCCGAAGCCGTCGTTCCGCCGCGTCCCGCTCCGCCGGTGTATTGACGTTCGCCGTCCAGCCCTCGGTTCGCATCGTCAACATAGTGTTGTCGGTGACGAATCGTCGAATCGACTCCGAGAGTTCGTACTCGCCGCGAACCGACAGTTCCGTCGCCGCACACGCGTCGAACATCGCCGGACCGTACACGGCGAATCCCGCGGCGACGAGGCTCGGTTCTGGCGGGTCGTTTGGTTCCTTTTCGATACCGCGTAGTTCCCCTTCGTCGGTCACATCGCAAATGGCTTTCACGCGAGCCTCCTCGGTCGAGACCCGTTCGACCAACTGAACCCCATCCACGCCCGCCTCCTGCTGGCGTTCGACCAGTGGTTCGAGGTCACACCGAATCACACAATCCCCGTCGAGACACATGAACTCCCCCTCGACGTACGGTTCGGCCTGCAACAGCGCGTGTGCCATCCCCAACTGCTCGCCCTGCCGGGCATACGTTATCGGAATGCCGGAAAACGAGTCCCCGTACCGGTCCCGAATCTGTGTTCCTTCGTAGCCGATGACGACGATCACTTCCTCCGCGTTCAGTTCGGCCACGGTTTCGAAACAGCGCGTGAGAATCGGCTTTCCCGCGACTTCGACCAACGCTTTCGGCTTGTCGTCGGTCAGCGGACGGAGACGAGTTCCCTTTCCGGCGGCGAGGACGACTGCTTGCATACGGTCGCTACCGCAGCACGCCTGATAATTTTACGGGGACCTACGCTCGAACGTTTTCCCCGATTTGCTCGCCGAACTCGCCGTCCTCGAAGACGACGTTGCCGCGGACCATCGTCACCTCCGGGAATACACCCGTCCAGCCTTCGAACGGCGTCCAGTCGCACTTCGTGTGGAGGTCTTCCGCCCGAATCTCGCGCGTCGCGTCGGGGTCCACGAGAACGAGGTCGGCCATCCGTCCCTCCTCGATGCGACCCTTCCGCGGCAAGCCGAACACCTTCGATGGGGTTCGGGCGGTGAGGTCGGCGACGCGCTCGTAGCTGAGATTGTCCTTGCGGGCCTCCTCCAACAACAGGGGAAGCATCGTCTCGACGCCCGGCACTCCGCTCGGGGCGTCCCAGATTCCGGCGTCCTTCTCCTCGCGGGTGTGCGGTGCGTGGTCGGTCGCAATCATATCGACCGTCCCGTCCGCTACGCGCGCGAAGACTTCTTCGCGCCGTTCCTCGCTCCGAAGCGGCGGGTTCATGCGCCCGAACGTCCCGAGTTCGTCGAGGTCGTCGCGCGAGAGGAACATATGATGGGGCGTCACTTCGCAGGTCGCACCCGCCTCGGTCGCCGCGTCGATTCCCTCCGGCGTGCTGGTGTGTGCGATGTGCAGTCGCGCGCCGAGTTCGGTGCCGATTTCACAGGCCCGTTCGACGGCATCCGACTCCGCCTCGGCCGTGCGGTAGGCGCTCCACGCGTCCGCGTCGTCGCGGGACTTCGCATCCGAATCGAACAGGTCCGCGTTCTCCGCGTGCACCGTCACGACGAGATACTTGTCCGTGGCCCGTTCGACCGCCGACCGGAACAGGTCCGCTTCGATGCCCATCTTCCCCGTCGAGTCGGCCAGAAACACCTCGCCGAGCGCGAGAATCGGCTCGTCGAGCAGCTCGTCGGGGTTCCAGTCGGGCGTGACGCCGCCGTTGATACCGTAATCGACGTACGACCTCGCCGCGAGTTCCGCCTTCTCGTCGAACGACGGTCCATCCACCGTCGGCGGGTTAGTGTTCGGTTGGTCAACGACCGTCGTCACGCCGCCCGCGGCGGCGCTCTTGCTTCCCGTCTCCCACGTCTCTTTGTGCGAAAACCCGGGCTGGCGGAAGTGAACGTGTGCGTCGATAGCACCGGGCAACAGCAGTTTTCCCGTCGCGTCGACGACCTCGCCGGACTCCGTTAGCGAGGATCCGATAGCCGAAATTCTCCCCGCGTCGGTTTCGATGCGAACGTCGCGTTTGCTGCCGTCGGGAAGCGTCGCGTTCCGGATGGTGAGCATATACTCGCCACTGTTCCGGCAACCGTCCTAAGTGTCCCGGTCGCCAACGTGTTCGACCGTCGCGTCCGCGTCGCCGACCAACATCGCCTCGATGGTTTCGGCGACCACCTTCGGATCGCCGTTCCCCCCGGCCTTTGCGACACTCCCGACGGAATCCGGGTTGAACGGCACGTCGAGCGCGGCGTAGATGGGGTCCAAGACCGCGGCGATTTCCTCGTGGTCGTCCACGACGACGACCCCCGAAACGAGCGCCGCGCCGGTTCGGACCCGCTGTGCGATACCCGCGATTTTCCCCTTCCACTGGAGCGAATAATCGCCCGGACAGAACGACCGTGACGGTTCCCCGCGCTGTGCCGGGACCCCGAGTCGCCAGAACGCACGCTGGAGCGTTTCCGTCGTCTCCGCGTAGCGTTCCTCCATCCCAGTTCGCATGTCCTCCAGCGGGACCGTCGTGGCGAACGCTACCGTGGTTCCGGTGTAGGCGACCGCACGCCCCCCGACGCTTCGTTCGAGCGGTTCGAAGTCACACGAACGGGCGACCGATTTCGCCACGTCGTACTTCTCGGCGCGGGCGTCCCGCCGCCCGAACGCTATCTGTCGATGTGGCGTCCAAACGCGAACCGCCGCCTCGCCCGTTTCCGCCGTCTCCGTGAGCATCGCGGCAGTGACCTGTCGGTCATCGTCCCGAGTCTCCGCCCGACCACGAAGCACGCGCATAGTATTCCATTGTGACCCGATGTATGTAAACGCTCCCGGTCGTAACTCACTCCATGGTCGGGCTTACCACGGACGTGTTGTCGAGCTATCCCCGCTTTTCGGTCTACAACTCGCCGTACGTCGCACACGACGACGGTTGTGCCATTGACCTGTATCCCGACAACGAGGAATCACGGACGCCGCTCGCGCCGAGTCCCGTCGCTGGCAAAGTGGTCAAAACCCGGACGGTGACGGCCCCGGCGAAACCCTACGCCGTCGCGCACGACCACCTCATCGTAGTCGATACCGGCGACTATCTCGCCCGGATGCTACACGTCGCCCCGACCGTCGAACCCGGCGAGACGGTCGAAGTCGGCGACTCGCTGGGTGAACTGGTCCGCTCTGGCTTTTTCGCGCCGTGGGTCGCAAACCACATCCATCTCGGCTTTCGGGAGCACGGAACGAACCCGGTTCGCGCGTCGGGGTCGCTCCCGCTCGACGTTCCGGTCGAAATCGAACCCATCGCGTGGGACGGTTCTGGGCGCGTCGTCGAGACGGGTGAGACGTTCGTCGTCCTCGACTCGCCGACCCACCCCGCGCCCGGCGAACGGTTCGCGGGTATCGAGGCCGTTGTCGGTGCGGATGGCGAGGCGGTGGTGCTGGACGGTGGCCTTCCGCATTACGAGGGCGGCGGGGTTCTCCGCACATTGGAACGTCGAACGGCATCGCCGCGAGACGGTGGGGCGCTTCGAGCGTCGGACTCACGAGGCGGCGAACCGACCTCCGTTTCGCTTCTCGGTGCGGGCGTCGGACAGGTGAACGGCCGCACCGTGACGTGGGACGACGTGGACATCCGCGCGAACGGGGAGCCGATTACCGGACTCTCGCTGTTCGTCTCGCTGGAGCAGTTCGGCGCGAAACTCGTCTACCCGGGACACGATTTCTCGGTCGGTGACTCGATTTCCGTGAGCGTCCGCTGAGGTCGCTTGGCTTTCTCCGCACTGGTTCGGTACTCCGATTTCAGTCTCCGGTATCGATCATCGTGGCGGTTCTGGCCGCGTCCTCGTTTAAAAATCTTCGCCGCTTGGGGAACTTCGTGGCCTTCTCTGTCGATTGCCGTTTTCTTATTCGAATTCGATGTCGTCCAGTTCGACGCCCTCGCCGAACAGCCACGCCGCGTGTTCGAGGGCGTAGTCGCGGTGGTCTTCCTCGATGTAGCCGATGGCGTCCTCCACGAGCATCGGTTTGAAGTCGCGCAGTCCGGCGCTTCCGGCGGTGTGAAGCACGCAGACGTTCGCCAGCGTTCCGCAGATGAGCAGGTCGTGGATGTCGTGGGCGTTCAGATACCCTTCGAGGTCGGTCTGGTAGAAGGCGTCGTAGGTGTACTTCGTCACCACGTGGTCGTCCTCGCGGACGTCGAAATCGTCCACGATGTCGGCTTCCCACGACCCCTCCATGACGTGCTCGCCCCAGCGGTCGAACTCGTCGTAGTAGTGGTTGTCCTCGAACTGTTCCCGCGTGTGCACGTCGCGGGTGAAGACGACCGACGCCCCCGCCTCGCGGGAACGCTGGAGGAGTTCCTGAATCGGTTCGATGACGTCCTCGCTGGCCGGTGCGTACAGACTCCCGTCGGGGTCACAGAACCCGTTTTGCATATCGACGACGACGACGGCGGTCGAATCGGAATCGACGTTCATGTTCGTCACTACGGTCGGTTTTTACGAAACGGTTTCGTCCGCCGGGGTGGCCGATTTATTTCGTTTCTTTTTCAAGAGCTTTTTTACATAGTAGCCCTAGTTTACACGCACGATAATGCGAACGATTACCGTAGCGGCGGTCGCTCTCATGCTCGTCCTCGCTGGCTGTTCGCAAGCCCCCGGAACGAGTACGAGCACGCAGACGAGCGGCCCGAACGTAACCCAAACGACTCAAGGTCCCAGTACCGAGGTTTCCGGTCCGGATACCGAGAAAGCCGTCCATCCACCGGACCCCAAATCGGACGTTCTCGGCTGGGAGAACGGCTATTGGTACAACGAAACCCTCTCGATAGACCAGAGTGACGGGCTGAACAAGTCGGAAATCGCTGCCATCGTCAATCGGTCGATGGCCCGCGACGAGCGGATACGGGACTTGGAGTTCACGAGCACGGTTCCCGTGAAAGTTATCTCCCGCGAACAGTTCCGACAGGATCAGAACAACCGCAGCACGCCCGCGAACCGACGGTTGTTCGACAACGTGAAGTACGAATCGCTGTTCATGATCGGCGAATCGACGGACTCCATCGGCGTGCAGAACCAGAACTCGGGGTCGTCCATCGGCGGCTTCTACAGTCCGTCGAAGAAGTCCATCGTGCTGGTCTCGAACAACAACGAGAACCTGCACGTGAGCGAGAGCACGCTCGCCCACGAACTCACGCACGCGCTTCAGGACCAGCACTTCAACCTCTCTTCGTTCGACCAGACCACCCGCGAACGGCACAACGCCGTGGATGGCCTGCTCGAAGGTGAAGCCAACAACGTCCAATATCTCTACGACGAGCGGTGTCAAAACGAGTGGAAAGGAACGTGTTTCTCCGACACCAAGCAGGGCGGAAGCGGTGGCGGACTCGCTAACTACGGGCCGTACCTCATCAAATACCAGCCCTACAGCGACGGTCCCGTCTTCGTGCGCCACGTCCGCAACCAGTCGGGTTGGGAGGGCGTCAACGACGTTTACTCCAACCCGCCCGCCAGCACGGAGCAGATTATCCACCCGGACAAGTACCAGAAGGACGAACCGTCCACGATTTCCGTGCAGGACTCGACGAGCGACGGTTGGACGCGCCTCCAACCGGAGGGGCGACCGAACTACGGCGAGGTCGGCGAAACCGGCCTCTTCGCCATGTTCATGTATCCCTACTTCGAGAGCCAGGGGAAAACGCAGATAATCCCGTCACGGAACTTCTTCAACCGGAACGCGGACGGTCAGATGCAAAAAGTGGACCCGCTCAACTATCAGAGCAAACCCACGAACGGGTGGGATGGCGACAAGATAGTCGTCTACACGAACGACAACGCGGGCAACAACGAGACCGGCTACGTCTTCAAGACGAAGTGGGACTCGAAGAAGGACGCCAGCGAGTTCGTGGACGCGTACGAGAAGTTGCTCAACTACCACCACGCAAAGCAGGTCGACGGAAAGCAGAACACGTGGACGGTGCCCGACAGCACCGGCTTCGGTGACGCCTTCTCGGTTCGACAGAACGGCAACACCGTCGTCATCGTGAACGCGCCGACGGTTTCCGACCTCTCGAACGTCCACAGTAACGCGGCGTCGTAGATTCCGCGTTTCCCTCGACCGACGAATCCGGTTCTTTTTCTCTCTCGCGGGGAATACCCCCGATATGCAAGACAGGTGGTTCGCGTGAGCGACCGATTCGACGTGGTTCCCGAGGAGTCGATTCGAGACGGAACCGCGACGGATGCCTACTTCCTTCGCACCGAGACGACGCTCGAAGCCGCCGGAAAGAACCCGCACGTCGTCGCCGAAGTGACCGCCGACCAGTTCCCGACCGGCGAGTTCGAACTCCTCTCCGGCGTGAAAGACGCGGCGCACCTCCTCGAAGGACTTCCGATAGACGTGGATTCGATGGCCGAGGGACGGCTGTTCGACGGCGGGCCGGTCATGTCCATCGAGGGGAACTACCTCGACTTCGCGCGGTACGAAACCTCGCTGTTGGGGTTCCTCTCGCACGCGTCCGGAATGGCGACGAACGCGCTCGAAGCACGACTCGCGGCCCCCGATTCGACCGTCCTGAGCTTCGGCGCGCGCCACGTCCACCCGTCCATCGCGGCCGTCGTCGAACGGTCCGCCCTCGTCGCGGGTCTGGACGGCTTTTCACACGTCGCCGCGGGCGAGGTGCTCGGACGGGAACCCGGCGGAACCATGCCCCACGCGCTGATGCTCTGTTTCGGTGCGGGCAATCAGGAGGACGCGTGGCGCGCGTTCGACGCCGCGGTCGGCGAGGACGTGCCGCGGGTCGCGCTCTGTGATACCTTCTCGGACGAAAAGGACGAGGTGTTCCGCGCGGTGAACGCGCTCGGCGACGATTTGGACAGCGTTCGTATCGATACCACGGGGTCGCGGCGCGGCGACTTCGAGCACATCCTTCGGGAACTCCGCTGGGAACTCGATTCGCACGGCTTCGCGGACGTGGACATCTTCGCCAGCGGCGGTCTCGGACCGGACGAGCTCCGGCAACTCGATGGCATCGCCGACGGGTTCGGCGTCGGGAGCTACGTCAGCAACGCGGAACCGATCGATTTCGCGCTCGACATCGTGGAAGTGGACGGCGAACCGGTCTCGAAGCGCGGCAAACTCTCCGGTCGAAAACAAGTCTATCGAACCGCCGATGGCGGCCATCACGTCGGTCTTGCGCGACACGAGGCATCGGGCGAGCAGTTGCTACAGCCGCTCATCCGCGACGGTGAACTGGTACGGGAGTTCGATATCGATGCCGCTGCTCGGCGGGCTATCGACGACGCGACAGCGGTCGAATTTTAAATTCGCTCGATACTCCCTTCCGGCTCTCGCTCTCGGAACACCGGTCCGTCGACGATCGTTACCATCACGTCGTCGTCCTCCCACGCGCCGTGGGGGAGACCCGCCTTTCGACAGGTTCGGTCGAGATACTCGAATTTGCTCCAGTTGTGCTCGACCGGAAGCGTCGGATACATCCACGCTTCGCCGCCGCGACCTTCGACGGCGACTCCGTGTCGTCCGAGCCGAATGTCGTTCGCCGGGTCGTTCGACAACGTGGTGTCCTCGACGATGAACACGGAGATGTTGAGATTCGACAACTCGGCGGGTTCGATCTCCGACCCGCACGAATCTCCGCTCGCGGCCGCGATGGCCGAATCGACGATTGCGTGCCCTAACTGTTCGCTCGTGTCGTAGGCACCTGCGCACCCGCGTAGGCTTCCACGACCACGGGTGGATTCGAGCCGGACGAAGACGCCGGTGCGTGCGTAGAACGCCTCTCGCATGCTTCCCGGTTGTTCTCGTTGTCCGTTGATAACGTAGGAATTGACGGCCTCCCGTGCGAGTTCGACCGCGCGCGTGCCATCCTCGTAGGTGAGGGTTACTGCCTGTGCCTCAGACATACAGGTAGCTTATGCACAGAAACATCTTCAACGCTTCCCTTCAATCTGGCCAGCTTTAAGGGGACGTGACTACCAGTATCGAACGGCTTAAACGCGTGCAACGGCTAGTTTTCTTCGGCAGAGGGAGCCCGGTTTCCGCGGTGCACGCGGCGCTCGTCGCGTGCGGACGGTATCGATTTCCGGTACCTACGTGAGGAAAGTCCCCCCACCAGCCGGGTAGGCAACCGGACGCAAGTCCGGAGTGGGAGACCACTGGCTCTGGAACAGAAACGAGACCGCTTCGCGCGACCGATGAGGTGTGCGAACCGACCCGTAAGGGGAGGAAGTTAACCCACCGAGGGAAGCGTGATGGCGATGCCATCACGCGACCGCGCTGGCGCTGTCAGTGCGGTGACCGCGAAGAATGGATGGAACGGTGAATCCTTGCCGGTGCAAGTCCGTGCCATATTGGTAGCCCGGACGCGCCGTCGGATACACTCCGACGCGCCTCCGGACCTCGTCCGGAGATGGTTCGGACGCTGAGCCGAATACTGGGTCGAACAGAAGGGGGCTTACTCCCCTCAGCCATCATTCATATTCCGAACGCGACTGCCAGTAATGCGACCCCAGCGAGTATTTCTATTGCCACGACCGCCAAGGCGGCGCTTGCTTTGATGTACGTCATGCTGCCCAATTCGGACAATGATTCCACCACCAATAAGTAAGAACGATGGTTATGCACAGTTTCTCGTTTCAACAGCAAAATAACGGATTGAACGGTTCTAAACGATTGACAGTCGGTTTGAAAGGTTCTATGGAATGATTGGAAATGTCTCTCATACTCGTTCAATCCGTGATTACCGCTCGATAGTCGCGTGAAAAATACGCGATTAGGGTCCGTCTAAGTATCTCTCGCGCGGATCGTTTGTTTCGCCCGCGGTTTCCGAAGGCGGAAGGTTTGATAGTACGACGAACCGAAACTGTACCAATGAACTGGCGCGCGCTCATGCTCGTCGTCTGTCTCGTTCTCGCGGGCTGTGCCGGTGCACAGTTCGACCGAACGACGACGCACACCGCGACTGACCGCCCAACGATGCAGGGAACGCGGACCGCGACGGAAACGGGGACGGTCGCGGATCGCTCGAATCCGTGGGGTGGTCCGGTGACGGTCGCTATCAATACGAGTGACGGCACGCGTGGGTATACCGACGACGTTCGACGCGCGCTCGACTACTGGGAGCGCCACAGCGCGAAATACGCGGGGTACTCGATTCAGTACGAACTCGTCCCGGACGCCGAGAATCCGGACCTCGTTATCAACTTCGTCGATTCCGTCGAGAGCTGTCCCCGGGTGGACCACGCCGTCGGCTGTGCGCCGTACATCACCGAGGCCGCACAGATATCCCGGCCCATGCAGATAGACGTGGACGATTCGTTCTCGAACGAATCGACGATTCTCATCCTGAAACACGAGCTCGGCCACACCCTCGGTCTGAACCACAGCTCGGCCCCGCAATCCATCATGGCCGCCGAGGCCGCGCTCGCGTCCCGCCCGCTGCCGGACGCGAGCGAGCGTGACCTCCCGTGGGCGGACGCGTCGTTCACCGTCTACCTCGGCCAGACGGACGACAGACCGGCCGTGAAAGAGCAGGTTCGCCACGCGCTCGACTACTATGCCGACGGCGCGGACGGAACCGTCCCGTCGAACGTCTCGTTTACCTTCACGGACGACCGCTCGGCCGCCGACGTTCTGATTCGCTTCCCCGATACGCTCCCGTGCAATCCGGGGTCGAGCGGTTCCTGCGGCGGCGTCCGCGGAACCGACCCGGACCACGACAACGCGCTGGAGCAGTACGACCGGCTGACGATTTCTATTTCCGGCGTCGATACCGATGCCGTCGGCTGGTACGTCGGCTACTGGCTGGGCTACGGGTTCGGGCTCGAAGAGTCGGAACTCGCACCCCCGTTCCAGCACGCGTCCGCACGCGACCGACGGAGCGACTGGTGGAAGTAAGTCCGCGCCAAAAACTGCCCGCTCGCTCGTTTCACTCGCTCACGGCACGACTGCTCGAATCTACTCCTCGAACCCGTCTTCCCACCGGAACGTACCGTTTCGTTGGACCACTTCGCCGTCCACTTCCATCCGCGACTCTTCGCTCATGTCGGTTATCATGTCGATGTGGACGGCGCTCTCGTTGCCCGTCTCTCCTTCGGGAAGGCAGGCGTCGTAGGCTCGTCCGACCGCGAGGTGAACCGTATCGCCCATCTTCTCGTCGAAGAGGATGCTGTCGGTAAAGCGGTCGATGCCGCGGTTCATTCCGATGCCGAGTTCGCCCAGTTTGCGTGCGCCTTCGTCCGTGTCGAGGATGTCAGCCAACTCGTCCTCGCCGGTTTCGGCGCTGAAATCGACGACTTCGCCGCCCTCGAACGTGAGGTGGACGTTTTGGATGCGATTCCCTTGCAGGGTCATCGGCACGTCGAAGAACACCTCGCCTTCGGTCGCGTACGGTGCCGTGAACACCTCGCCGCTCGGGAGGTTGTGCGAGTCGTAGCCCACCGTCGCACAGCTGTTGACCGCGGTTCGCTCCTCGACGGACATCGTGAGGTCGGTGTCCTCCTTGACGATTCTGACCTCGCTGCCCTCGTCCAGCAGCGTCTTCATCGTCGCCATCTCGTCGGCCAGTGACTTCCAGTCGCGGAGGACGGCACTGTACACGAAGTCCTGGTACTCCTCGTAGGCCATCCCGGCCTGCTGTGCGTAGGCGCGGGTCGGGTGGAGCGTCGAAACCCAGTCCGCGTCGAGTCGGGCTTTTCGGATATCCATCCGCGCCTTGTTGTACGCCTGCTTCGTCTCCCCCGGTACGTCCGCTTGTGCCGTCGTGTTCGTACTCCCCGCGAGGCGAAGCACCACGTCGGCGTTCTCGTACATCGCCAGTTCGGGTGCCGGGTTCTCGTCGAACTCCCCGTCGTGTGCGCGAAGGTACGCGCGCTCGACCTCCCCGGAGTTGTACACCGTCAGCAGGTTCGCGTTTCGCTTTCCGACCGCCTCGCCGACCGCGACGGCGAGGTCGTGTGCTCCCTCGTCCGTGATGACGACGACATCGTCGCCCTCCTCGATTCGCGCGCTCCAGTCGACCAGTACCTCCGCGTGTTCGTGAATTCGGTCGTCCATACCACGACAGTCGAGGAGCGAAAGAAAAGTTCCGGTGATTCAAAAGCGCGGCGTCTGCTCCTCGATGACGTCGGCGGCGTCGTCCATCTCGTCCGCGAGCATGACGAGCACGTCGTCGAGCGTGACGATTCCCACCAACTCTTCGTCTTCCACGACCGGTATTCGGCGGATGTCCGCGTCCTCCATCCGC is part of the Haladaptatus paucihalophilus DX253 genome and encodes:
- a CDS encoding matrixin family metalloprotease, coding for MNWRALMLVVCLVLAGCAGAQFDRTTTHTATDRPTMQGTRTATETGTVADRSNPWGGPVTVAINTSDGTRGYTDDVRRALDYWERHSAKYAGYSIQYELVPDAENPDLVINFVDSVESCPRVDHAVGCAPYITEAAQISRPMQIDVDDSFSNESTILILKHELGHTLGLNHSSAPQSIMAAEAALASRPLPDASERDLPWADASFTVYLGQTDDRPAVKEQVRHALDYYADGADGTVPSNVSFTFTDDRSAADVLIRFPDTLPCNPGSSGSCGGVRGTDPDHDNALEQYDRLTISISGVDTDAVGWYVGYWLGYGFGLEESELAPPFQHASARDRRSDWWK
- a CDS encoding aminopeptidase, producing MDDRIHEHAEVLVDWSARIEEGDDVVVITDEGAHDLAVAVGEAVGKRNANLLTVYNSGEVERAYLRAHDGEFDENPAPELAMYENADVVLRLAGSTNTTAQADVPGETKQAYNKARMDIRKARLDADWVSTLHPTRAYAQQAGMAYEEYQDFVYSAVLRDWKSLADEMATMKTLLDEGSEVRIVKEDTDLTMSVEERTAVNSCATVGYDSHNLPSGEVFTAPYATEGEVFFDVPMTLQGNRIQNVHLTFEGGEVVDFSAETGEDELADILDTDEGARKLGELGIGMNRGIDRFTDSILFDEKMGDTVHLAVGRAYDACLPEGETGNESAVHIDMITDMSEESRMEVDGEVVQRNGTFRWEDGFEE